GGAGGCCTTCCTGGCTCTGAAAGCAGTGCCGGGGGTCGGAGGGGGATCAGGGGACAGACAGGGGCACCAGCCAGACCCCTCCCCGGCCCAGATACGCCTGCCGCTCATGCACCCCAAACCAAACGGTATGATTTGGAATTCAATTCTGTGAAAATTAAACACAAAGGTGTATGAtactaaagtgtgtgtgttctctccagaTGACAGTATCCTGAAGCTGTTGGagtcgaggagaggagagagggaggctcaGCTGTTTGTGAAGAaacgcagacagagagagaaacagtcacaGGAGGGGAAACAATAACACACAGCTTCATccaaaaatatacatttgttttatttttttataccaaAACACACAAAAATGAATCACTGTTGGTGGATGCAGTAGGACAAGGTGTGAACTTTGTGCCAGGTCTATGTATAGTAGTGATCGTGTCTTTTCACTGGTtatcaacacacccacacacccctgCTGTTTCCAAAGCCTGACACCTGGTGTAGTCAGTGCATGTAGCAAGTATGACATACAAGAACTGTGTATATTTGACATGAGTTTGACATACTGTGAAATATCAAAATGCTTACAAATGTAAATTATGCCCCAAAAACATTATACATAGATTTTTATAAAAAGAAAAGGCTGGCATTTGAGTTAACGTGAAGCGCCTTGTTATTAAAATGAAAAATCGGCATAATTTCAGACTACACAATTGACTAGTACATTTTTCTTGATTGTGTTAACATTCTTTCCGGTTAACAAAGAATAATAATATTAGACTGCAAACCTGAGTCAGTCACGCACAGAAACTATCTGTAAGCAACACAGACTGCTGCGTCCAAATAGTTTAACATGGCTTTCCTTCCTTAATCTGCAATTTCTTTGTAGGCTTCCACCATATGTCCTTCCTGTAGTTTCAGATCAGTGTGAAGGAGACAAGGAAGCCTTTTTatactattgagatgcagccctatTCTTCCTCGGACTATAAGTCTCCTTAGCAAAACAATAATAACTAACGGTAAAAACTAAAACCTTGTACTCCTTCAAATGGTGGCCCACTTAGGCTGCATCATGAGATGGCTGTCTGGATCATACATGCCTTTAACAACTGAGTCAGATTGTTGATTTAGCTTGTAATGGTTAAAGCCAGGTCTGTGGTTAGGGCTGATCCTGAATCATTTCTTATGGACGGGTAgtgcatgtaaaaaaaaaaatctgatcttGAATCAGTGACTATATGGACCGGAGGCTGGTCTTTGGGCTGGTCTTTGAGTGAGGATACCATATCTATATATGGGCTATAGATAGTAGAGTTAGGTCAGGATAACTGATCTAGGTTCTGTTCTGGGCAAAGGGGGCACTCTGTAGAGCTGGTGCAGCTGTCACACAGTAGACCATGTCCACAGGGCAGCGAGACCGATCCCTGCTCTCCACACGTCACACAACATTGACACTGCTTTCTATACACCACCTGGATAAGGGGAAagaagtgggggagaggagaggtaaaatAAATGTCTGCTGGTTAGTTGGGGAATGTTTCACATCAACAAGCATagctctgtgtgtatgtgagtttGCATGTGTATACTGCAAATATCAGTGTCTCTCCTTTACCTGTTCCACAGTGTGTAGACATGTACAGAGCTGGGCCTGCAAACTGAGGACAGACTCTAGAGGCAGTCTGTGGAGCAGCTGGAGCTGGTGGAGGCCCAAGTGAGggttctctcctgtcctcatgCTCTCCAGCGCCTCCTGGAGAAGGGAGGTCTGTCTCTTTGCCGCCTCCTCAGCCTGCCTGGCCCGCTCCGCTTCAAGAGCTGACCGACCGGCCGAGCCACGAGACTCCTCTGCATCAGACTTCAACACCGCCCACGACTGGAGCGAGAGCGGGATGTAGAGTACGGGAGGGTGATGagtgaaaagagggagagagcaacagagggagaaaaggggaaggaagagaaaaaaatgttttagtcTGACCCATCTGTTGGTTTATTTGTGTacactaacatgcacacacacacacctactcccaCTTCTCGTACCTGTGCTGTATGTCTCCAGGTGTGGTCCCAGTGTTTCAGTAGTCTGTTAGCATCGTCTAGTTCCTGTCGGACCCGGGCTGTCTCCATGCTCTGGCCCATGGTGGGTATCAGGGCCGGGGGCGTACCGGGAGAACCCTGGCCTGATGGGTGCTCCCAGATACTACTGCTCATACCATTCAGACCTGCAATACAGGAGACATGGAACACATGAGACATGTATTTAGCTGAGGTGTCTTTGGAATGTATGGGAGAATTAAAGaattatacacattttaaaaCACTAATTTTGTAGGATTTGGGCAGAAAAACACATGATCTAAAAAGATATGCACAAACCTAAAGAGCTATGCGATGGCCCCAAGAAGCTGCTTTCTGATTTGCTGGGCTGCGATAGATGGGAGGAGAAGAATGGCGATTGGTGGGCTCTGATTGGTGGAGAGGGCGAGGGGGAGCTGAAAGGGGCAGAGCTGCAGAGGGTTCCTGGAATGTTGACAGGAGCAGAACTCTGGAGCTGATTTCCTCCTgcaacataaataaataattgaattaatcaatcaatcatgaAATTCCACtcaggtgtgtgcatgtgtcttgGCTCCATACTCACCCAGCATGGCTCTGGGAAGAGCCGAGCTGCTGTCCAGACTTCTCTGCAGGGCAGACATGCCAAAGTCATTCAGGTCCAGGTCATCCAGAGCTGACTCTATACAACACATTATCAACCAAAACATCAGTCTGTCAGATCTGTCCCACATTATTAACCAAAACATCAGTTTGTCAGATCTGTCCCACCTTATCAACCAAAACATCAGTCTGTCAGATCTGTCCCACCTTATCAACCAAAACATCAGTCTGTCAGCTCTGTCCCACAGCAATCAAGTGGCAATATTCTTCAGCGATATCCCATGTAATTGCCCCTCAGggataaataatgtttttttttaattgaatggAATGTTAGGAAGTGAACTACAATAGTTAGCTACTTTTACAAATGGCTAGCTCCTCTAAGAGTAATAAGAGTTTAAAAAGTCTACTGTGCCTGTGTGACTGACTCACCCACTACAGACTCGACGGTGTCGCTGGTGGGATAGAAGGGCAGTGCGTTGGCATTCATGCCCGGGAAGAGGCCTGGTGCTGGGgctccatggtggtggtggcccTGGTGGAGGGGTCCAGGAGGGGCAGGGCTGGGAGGGGTGGCTGCCAGGCTGGAGGGAACACTGGAGGAGAGACTCAGAGGACTACCCACTGGGAGGAACACCAGCAGGtcctagagagagcgagaagggtggtggtggtatcTTCTATACAGACTAGTGTAGATATAGTACAATAAGCAATGTTGCCTAATAGTTTCTGCATTCAATAATGTGATATTACTGCCTTACAGAGACATCAAGACAATGAATGACAAGCTGGCTGAAGCAGCAACAGACACCCAAGCCAATAATGTGTAATTATCAAAatgaaaggaggaccaaggcactcttcatataattaattaaaatgcctttatttgtataacatgttcaatagaaacaaagttttaAAAATCAGATgtgtttcggctgcatggccttcgtcagggaggacaaagaaataatacaatgtcctcttttgaacagcttttcaATGAGCCCTAATTGGAAGGGGGAGTGGTTACAtaattgattggacacacctagtaagcagtactatacacattaaaaagtgaaatactgtagctatgttttcataaaaatacaactccAAGCTAGAAGTATTAGAACACTtagaaaggtagttctaaccttaaatatgactgggagaagtgtcaagaataagaaagcaatatattccatagtacacagaaaaacatgaacaacaacagtctaaacatagctgaaggcaattgagcaaaatgtccactagatgacagcaaatggaccTATCACAAACCTACAGGAagggtgagaaatccatatcttcatttaaaccagggtatttagtggcctgtagtgtgtaaatccatatcttcatttaaaccagggtatttagtggacTGTAGTGTGTAAATCCAAAAACGTCATGTTTTGCGGTGTTCTAGTGTACTAGGGAATATATtgctttcttattcttgacacttctcccagtcatatttaaggttagaactacctttctaAGTGTTCTAATACTTCTAGCTTGGAGTTGTATATTTATGAAAACATAGCTACAGTATTTCactttttaatgtgtatagtactgcttactaggtgtgtccaatcaattaTGTAACCACTCCCCCTTCCAATTAGGGCTCATtgaaaagctgttcaaaagaggacattgtattatttctttgtcctccctgacgaaggccatgcagccaaaACACATCTGATTTTtaaaactttgtttctattgaacatgttatacaaataaaggcattttaattaattatatgaagagtgccttggtcctcctttctttttgatgaccaatttaccagagagcaccttctgtctaccaaaatgtactattgtgtaccttagtagcacttcccttcctcctctttctaatGTGTAATTATAGTTCGAAACTGGTTGATTTTGACAACAATAAAAAAGGTACCTGTTTGCTGTGATGAGACGCCATTTCTCTGTTGCGCTGGTCCATGGTAAAACTCTTCTGTTTGGCATGGTCTTCCCTCTCGTACCCCGGTGCCCTACCGTACCCCCCTTCCCCAGCCCAGGGGGAGAGGGGTTCACCTCCCCCACACACGTCCTCACACAACGACAGCACCCTCCCTAACAGGCCCTGTTCTGCCACACACACCCCCCCTGATGGGGAGAACGGACCTCCAGACAGAGACCCAGATCTTCCACCTCGGCCCCCAGGGCTGGAGCATCCTTCCTGGGCAGGGTGAGGGTCTTGGGGTCCtggggggagaggtggggagctGGGGGTCTGAAACGACAGTTCTTCACTGATAGGGGGCTCTAGGGGACATGAGGAGAAAGAGTAGATCAGTTACTTACTTGGTAACTATCATTTTACAACACGATTTTGCTAACTTTCATTTTACAACACGATTAGGGTGTTGAGACACTTACTGTTGTCAAGGTGTGCAAAGGCACAGAAGGGGCCCCGGGGGCAGCTGCCACACTGCTGCATATCGTTACACTTCGTGGACTTATAGATCTGGAGGCACATCAGACAAAACACACCGTCAGTTAATATAGAGTTCTAATTTGTGTTAAGCAAATGTAGCTAACTCGAACTTTGGCACAAATCTGCCAATGATATAAACGGATGACCTAGTTATAATTTGAGACAAGGAGCGTGTTTCTGAAGTTAGGACGGACCGCATCACGTACCTCAGGGTGAAACTGCTGCTCTGTGCGTGTGTGGCAGTACTGGCATCCCTCTGCCACCTCACACTTACTGGGATCTCCCCACTCCTCACTGTGCTTCACCGCTGGGCACGGCAGCgctctggagagggagagagagaccccacACACTTTAGTGTTGTTTTTGGGACACAAGTAAAAAAATCTCTATATTTTTAAACAGGTCatatgacctgtgtgtgtgtcgaatggatgtgtgcatgttttgtacctgtatttgtgtttgtgtggactACGCCGCCTGTCTTTGCTATTGTGGTAGTACGGACAGGCGTAACCTTGGCGACACAGACGAGGAGGCTTTTTACACAGATCTGTCTTGTAGTGGGACAACACATAGGtgttatctacagagagagagaaagggagagaaatgtAGTAGCATTGGAATCATGGCCTTCACATGGAACAGCCATTGATCAGTTAAAGGAtgtccatgtgtatgtgtatattcgTACCCTGCCAACGCGGTTCCTCACTCAGGATCTTCTCAATGAGGGCGGTACTGGCCGCCAGCCCCGACTggccctccccccctcctccctcagcagCCCCCGACCCCCCCTGAGACTCCATCACCTGCACCTCcctggagaggggaagaggggcgGACATGGCAACGAGACCCGTTAGAAAGTGGAACAATGAAACAGAAATCTCTGGCTTTGGGTCATTAAACTAAACCTTAATTTGAAGACGAACAGAAGATGTGTCTCCGCTGCACTGTATACCCCTGTACCTGACATCGTAGACGGGACATCGTAGGTCATGTGATCCGTGTGCAAAGGCGCAGTGGGAGCCGTTCTTACTGCAGTGGCCCTTCCCGTCCGTCTCGTGGATACAGGAGCCCGTCTTATAGTACCTCAGGTGGTACCGCCGCTCTGTGTCGCCCGCAGTACGATGCAGGTACGGACATCTGGAAATCACAAATTGGGAAAACAAACTACACGTCTTGCTGGGTCATGTGATACTGTCTCAGAGCCACAGTCTACCGCATTAGCGTTCCCCTTGTGTGTGTTAATAGGCTGAGTGTGTGAAAGTGATAATGTGTCAGCACTTCTCCTGATCTGCCTGAGGCATGGCCCAGAAGGGGGTGGGTGCTGTTTTCAGCTGCAAATCACAGCAGTCAACAACAATCACCTCAGCTATTCAACTGAATGGGTACATCTCATTGATAAACAGTACCCTCAATCTGAAAAGAAAACTCAATCTCAGATTCTTAGGTGCTGTATTATGCAATGCAGAGCATGTTCTGTGTATCTTTAGGATGCAACTCATCACACCGATTGTCAGTCTGCACAGTACGGGGCCGTTTGTTTTGCAAAGTACTTGCAAAGTACTCTCAGCCGAGCAAATCCTACCAGTCTGTCCATGCCTTTAATGTGGGGAACTCA
This region of Oncorhynchus tshawytscha isolate Ot180627B linkage group LG25, Otsh_v2.0, whole genome shotgun sequence genomic DNA includes:
- the unk gene encoding RING finger protein unkempt homolog isoform X1, translating into MSKTHTKPPSSSGATTSGGPSSSSSSSPAGGTTSPANVLHVQPEKPQHYTYLKEFRTEQCPLFVQHKCTQHRPFACFHWHFLNQRRRRPIRRRDGTFNYSPDVYCTKYDEGTGTCSDGDECPYLHRTAGDTERRYHLRYYKTGSCIHETDGKGHCSKNGSHCAFAHGSHDLRCPVYDVREVQVMESQGGSGAAEGGGGEGQSGLAASTALIEKILSEEPRWQDNTYVLSHYKTDLCKKPPRLCRQGYACPYYHNSKDRRRSPHKHKYRALPCPAVKHSEEWGDPSKCEVAEGCQYCHTRTEQQFHPEIYKSTKCNDMQQCGSCPRGPFCAFAHLDNKPPISEELSFQTPSSPPLPPGPQDPHPAQEGCSSPGGRGGRSGSLSGGPFSPSGGVCVAEQGLLGRVLSLCEDVCGGGEPLSPWAGEGGYGRAPGYEREDHAKQKSFTMDQRNREMASHHSKQDLLVFLPVGSPLSLSSSVPSSLAATPPSPAPPGPLHQGHHHHGAPAPGLFPGMNANALPFYPTSDTVESVVESALDDLDLNDFGMSALQRSLDSSSALPRAMLGGNQLQSSAPVNIPGTLCSSAPFSSPSPSPPIRAHQSPFFSSHLSQPSKSESSFLGPSHSSLGLNGMSSSIWEHPSGQGSPGTPPALIPTMGQSMETARVRQELDDANRLLKHWDHTWRHTAQSWAVLKSDAEESRGSAGRSALEAERARQAEEAAKRQTSLLQEALESMRTGENPHLGLHQLQLLHRLPLESVLSLQAQLCTCLHTVEQVVYRKQCQCCVTCGEQGSVSLPCGHGLLCDSCTSSTECPLCPEQNLDQLS
- the unk gene encoding RING finger protein unkempt homolog isoform X2, which translates into the protein MIICLQITVYLKEFRTEQCPLFVQHKCTQHRPFACFHWHFLNQRRRRPIRRRDGTFNYSPDVYCTKYDEGTGTCSDGDECPYLHRTAGDTERRYHLRYYKTGSCIHETDGKGHCSKNGSHCAFAHGSHDLRCPVYDVREVQVMESQGGSGAAEGGGGEGQSGLAASTALIEKILSEEPRWQDNTYVLSHYKTDLCKKPPRLCRQGYACPYYHNSKDRRRSPHKHKYRALPCPAVKHSEEWGDPSKCEVAEGCQYCHTRTEQQFHPEIYKSTKCNDMQQCGSCPRGPFCAFAHLDNKPPISEELSFQTPSSPPLPPGPQDPHPAQEGCSSPGGRGGRSGSLSGGPFSPSGGVCVAEQGLLGRVLSLCEDVCGGGEPLSPWAGEGGYGRAPGYEREDHAKQKSFTMDQRNREMASHHSKQDLLVFLPVGSPLSLSSSVPSSLAATPPSPAPPGPLHQGHHHHGAPAPGLFPGMNANALPFYPTSDTVESVVESALDDLDLNDFGMSALQRSLDSSSALPRAMLGGNQLQSSAPVNIPGTLCSSAPFSSPSPSPPIRAHQSPFFSSHLSQPSKSESSFLGPSHSSLGLNGMSSSIWEHPSGQGSPGTPPALIPTMGQSMETARVRQELDDANRLLKHWDHTWRHTAQSWAVLKSDAEESRGSAGRSALEAERARQAEEAAKRQTSLLQEALESMRTGENPHLGLHQLQLLHRLPLESVLSLQAQLCTCLHTVEQVVYRKQCQCCVTCGEQGSVSLPCGHGLLCDSCTSSTECPLCPEQNLDQLS